A genomic segment from Deltaproteobacteria bacterium encodes:
- a CDS encoding enoyl-CoA hydratase/isomerase family protein: protein MPQAGSIQVSTADGVAELRLASGDSRNAISIAMWTELRRFARTVARDGTVRVILLAGDETVFSSGADIREFTALRAPGTTRAYDDLVESALRALEAVPQPTVACVAGPCVGAGASLACACDLRVAAEDAYFMVPAARLGLGYDPRGIARFVRVFGDSVVRGLLLGAGRCDARTAQGHGAVHRVVRPGDVLEEGRRMARDIAGNAPLTLAAAKATLTALARREGDSETLRRLALEADASADYAEGLLAFKQKRKPAFRGR, encoded by the coding sequence ATGCCACAGGCGGGGTCCATACAGGTGTCCACGGCGGACGGCGTGGCGGAGTTGCGGCTCGCCAGCGGCGACAGCCGCAACGCCATCTCCATCGCCATGTGGACCGAACTCCGGCGCTTCGCCCGTACGGTGGCGCGCGACGGCACCGTACGGGTAATCCTGCTGGCGGGCGACGAGACGGTGTTCTCGTCCGGGGCGGACATCCGGGAATTCACCGCGCTCCGGGCTCCCGGCACCACACGCGCCTATGACGATCTGGTGGAGAGCGCCCTGCGGGCGCTGGAGGCGGTGCCGCAACCGACCGTGGCCTGCGTCGCGGGTCCGTGCGTGGGGGCGGGCGCGTCCCTGGCGTGCGCCTGCGACCTCCGCGTCGCGGCGGAGGACGCCTATTTCATGGTGCCGGCGGCGCGTCTGGGCTTGGGCTACGACCCGCGCGGGATCGCGCGCTTCGTGCGGGTATTCGGCGATTCGGTGGTACGCGGCCTTCTTCTGGGCGCCGGGCGTTGCGATGCGCGCACGGCCCAGGGCCACGGCGCGGTACATCGCGTGGTGCGGCCCGGCGACGTGCTGGAGGAGGGACGGCGCATGGCCCGCGACATCGCCGGGAATGCGCCCCTGACCCTGGCCGCGGCCAAGGCGACGCTGACCGCGCTGGCGCGCCGGGAAGGCGACAGCGAGACGTTGCGCCGGCTCGCCCTCGAGGCGGACGCCAGCGCCGACTATGCCGAGGGCCTCCTGGCTTTCAAGCAGAAGCGCAAGCCCGCGTTCCGAGGGCGTTAG
- a CDS encoding amidohydrolase family protein, protein MTAIDVHAHFVPPKALEALSARGVELGVSLVDKGAGAQCCRFDDGLEVRPFLPGLLDLDGRLAEMDGQRVARQILSVWTDIFGYGLDAARCDTWHRILNDGIAELCGARPERFAWMASAPLVDAAVAARELERCAANGAVGVIVTANVDGRNLGEAPLDEFWSACEALDMPVFVHPSLPQPLPRAERFSLNQTCAYTMDTTLAVGSMILSGTLDRFPGLRLLLAHGGGNLLYLIGRFDRMHDAANRSATGDKAAHPPSAYVQRFLYDSIVHSGDALRFLREMVGIERILLGGDAPFPPGDPDPVGGLEKAGLDDDAIERIAVTNPMREYRLG, encoded by the coding sequence GTGACCGCGATTGACGTACACGCGCACTTCGTGCCGCCGAAGGCCCTGGAGGCGTTGTCCGCCAGGGGAGTGGAGCTGGGAGTCTCGCTGGTGGACAAGGGGGCCGGTGCCCAATGCTGCCGGTTCGACGACGGCCTGGAGGTGCGGCCCTTCCTTCCCGGCCTGCTGGACCTGGACGGACGCCTGGCGGAGATGGACGGGCAACGGGTGGCGCGGCAGATCCTCTCGGTGTGGACCGACATCTTCGGTTACGGTCTCGACGCCGCCCGCTGCGACACCTGGCACCGCATCCTGAACGACGGCATCGCCGAGCTGTGCGGCGCCCGCCCGGAACGGTTCGCCTGGATGGCGTCGGCGCCGCTCGTGGATGCGGCGGTGGCGGCGCGGGAACTGGAGCGTTGCGCCGCCAACGGCGCCGTCGGCGTCATCGTCACCGCCAACGTTGACGGCCGGAACCTGGGCGAGGCTCCTCTGGACGAATTCTGGAGCGCCTGCGAGGCCCTGGACATGCCGGTGTTCGTGCACCCTTCCCTGCCCCAGCCGCTGCCCCGGGCCGAGAGGTTCAGCCTGAACCAGACCTGCGCCTACACCATGGACACCACCCTGGCCGTGGGCTCCATGATCCTCAGCGGCACCCTCGACCGCTTCCCCGGACTGCGCCTGCTGCTGGCCCACGGCGGCGGCAACCTGCTGTACCTCATCGGCCGCTTCGACCGCATGCACGACGCCGCCAACCGGAGCGCGACCGGCGACAAGGCGGCACACCCGCCCAGCGCCTACGTGCAACGCTTCCTCTATGACAGCATCGTGCACAGCGGCGACGCGTTGCGGTTCCTCCGGGAGATGGTGGGGATCGAGCGCATCCTGCTCGGCGGCGACGCCCCGTTCCCGCCCGGCGACCCCGACCCCGTGGGAGGCCTGGAGAAGGCCGGCCTCGACGACGACGCCATCGAGCGCATCGCCGTGACCAACCCCATGAGGGAGTACCGCCTGGGCTAA
- a CDS encoding SDR family oxidoreductase translates to MDLELQGKTAVVTGGSEGIGKAIVQALAREGVDVAICARRAGPLEAAAAEVAGASGRRIVPITADLTKDEDARGFVEAAADALGRIDILVNNAGAAPGGVIENLTEDDWDLALQLKFMGYVRCMRYALPIMRQHGGGRVVNLIGNDGVKTSYWEVAPGAANAAGQNLTKSLAGQYGKHGISFVAVNPGPVRTERWTGLVQAMSRDMRLSYEEADQLAPRSIPLGRIAETEEVANLVVMLASPLMHFVNGTMIEIDGGQEKALMDRSRDRD, encoded by the coding sequence ATGGACCTGGAACTGCAAGGCAAGACCGCCGTCGTGACCGGCGGCAGCGAGGGAATCGGCAAGGCCATCGTGCAGGCCCTGGCTCGCGAGGGGGTGGACGTGGCCATATGCGCGCGCCGGGCGGGGCCGCTGGAAGCCGCGGCCGCGGAAGTGGCGGGCGCCAGCGGCCGCAGGATCGTTCCCATCACCGCGGACTTGACCAAGGACGAGGACGCGCGCGGCTTCGTCGAGGCCGCGGCCGACGCACTGGGACGCATCGACATCCTGGTGAACAACGCCGGCGCCGCTCCGGGCGGGGTCATCGAAAACCTGACCGAGGACGACTGGGACCTGGCGCTGCAGCTCAAGTTCATGGGCTACGTCCGCTGCATGCGCTACGCGCTGCCGATCATGCGCCAGCACGGTGGCGGGCGCGTCGTCAACCTCATCGGCAACGACGGCGTCAAGACGTCCTACTGGGAGGTCGCCCCGGGCGCGGCCAACGCCGCGGGGCAGAACCTGACCAAGTCGCTGGCGGGCCAGTACGGCAAGCACGGCATCAGCTTCGTGGCCGTGAACCCCGGCCCGGTGCGCACCGAACGCTGGACCGGGCTGGTGCAGGCCATGTCACGGGACATGCGCCTGAGCTACGAGGAGGCCGACCAGTTGGCGCCGCGCTCGATCCCGCTGGGACGCATCGCCGAGACCGAGGAGGTCGCCAATCTCGTGGTGATGCTGGCGTCGCCGCTCATGCACTTCGTCAACGGCACCATGATCGAAATCGACGGGGGCCAGGAAAAGGCCTTGATGGATCGTTCCCGTGACCGCGATTGA
- a CDS encoding AMP-binding protein, protein MAQDNLIHTLYGARDDAAPAFLRPGSGALSTGQVLAAIERAAGALAACGVKPGERVSVRVEKCVEAVFLAHACFRIGAVLHPMNTAYTPREVGSLLEDARPALLVCDPAERETFAPAAGRLGCRVEDLRGDQGSFAEVARTSGRAPAIADVPGETPAALLYTSGTTGRPKGALITHGNLAASARALVEVWRLGRGDVLMHALPAYHAHGLLTAINVMLTAGGAVCFLPRFDAESVLRELPRCTVMMGVPTHYARLLKEPGLADAVRKPFRLAISGSAPLPPETAQEFRNVTGMEIIERYGSTEAAIITAVPPGTDGRRGWVGWPLPGIAVRAANEDGRFTSSATGVLETRGHNVFAGYWNWPEEQAFTEDGWFVTGDVAEIDGEGCVRILGRETDVVISGGLNVYPKEVEDALDRCAEVASSAVFGVPHADFGEAVTAVVETATPAAFDESACIGYLKTELASFKVPKRILVVDAIPRNDLGKVAKATLRERYRELFAPVDKASDS, encoded by the coding sequence ATGGCGCAGGACAATCTCATCCATACCCTGTATGGCGCCCGGGACGACGCGGCTCCCGCCTTCCTGCGGCCGGGCTCGGGCGCGCTGTCCACCGGCCAGGTGCTCGCCGCCATCGAACGGGCGGCCGGCGCGTTGGCGGCCTGCGGCGTCAAACCGGGCGAACGGGTCTCCGTTCGGGTGGAAAAGTGCGTCGAAGCCGTGTTCCTCGCTCATGCGTGCTTCAGGATCGGGGCCGTTCTCCATCCAATGAACACCGCCTACACGCCGCGGGAAGTGGGGTCGCTGCTGGAGGACGCGCGCCCTGCCCTGCTGGTGTGCGATCCGGCCGAGAGGGAAACCTTCGCCCCCGCGGCCGGACGGCTCGGGTGCCGGGTGGAGGATCTGCGCGGCGACCAGGGCTCCTTCGCCGAGGTGGCGCGCACATCCGGGCGCGCGCCCGCGATCGCCGACGTGCCCGGGGAGACGCCGGCCGCGCTGCTGTACACGTCCGGCACCACCGGCCGTCCCAAGGGCGCGTTGATCACCCACGGCAACCTGGCGGCGAGCGCTCGGGCGCTGGTGGAGGTATGGCGGCTGGGACGCGGCGACGTGCTGATGCACGCGCTGCCGGCCTATCACGCCCACGGCCTCCTGACCGCCATCAACGTCATGCTCACGGCCGGCGGCGCCGTCTGCTTCCTGCCCCGGTTCGACGCGGAGAGCGTGCTCCGGGAACTGCCGCGCTGCACCGTCATGATGGGGGTGCCGACGCACTACGCGCGCCTGCTCAAGGAACCCGGACTGGCGGACGCGGTGAGGAAACCGTTTCGCCTGGCCATCTCCGGCTCCGCGCCGTTGCCACCGGAAACCGCGCAGGAGTTCCGGAACGTCACGGGCATGGAGATCATCGAACGCTACGGCTCCACCGAGGCGGCCATCATCACCGCGGTCCCGCCCGGCACCGACGGACGCCGCGGTTGGGTGGGCTGGCCGCTTCCGGGTATCGCGGTGCGGGCCGCCAACGAGGACGGACGTTTCACCTCGTCCGCCACGGGGGTGCTGGAGACCCGCGGCCACAACGTCTTCGCCGGCTACTGGAATTGGCCCGAAGAGCAAGCGTTCACCGAGGACGGGTGGTTCGTCACCGGCGACGTGGCGGAGATCGACGGCGAGGGGTGCGTGCGCATCCTGGGACGGGAGACGGACGTGGTCATCTCCGGCGGCCTCAACGTGTACCCCAAGGAGGTGGAGGACGCCCTCGACCGCTGCGCGGAGGTGGCCTCCTCCGCGGTATTCGGCGTGCCTCATGCGGATTTCGGCGAAGCGGTGACCGCCGTGGTGGAGACCGCGACTCCGGCGGCGTTCGACGAAAGCGCCTGCATCGGGTATCTCAAGACGGAGCTTGCGTCCTTCAAGGTGCCGAAACGCATCCTTGTCGTGGACGCGATCCCGCGCAACGATCTCGGCAAGGTGGCCAAAGCGACGTTGCGGGAGCGGTACCGGGAGCTGTTCGCCCCAGTGGACAAAGCGTCGGACTCGTGA
- a CDS encoding alpha/beta hydrolase has product MPTITAPDGTRLYYEESGRGVPIVFVHEFAGDHRSFEPQMRCFSRSHRCIAFDARGYLPSEVPDNPEAYGQDIARDDVLAVLDGLRLERAHIVGHSMGAYTALHVAIHHPGRCLSVAAIGCGWGSNPDERDARAAMCADIARMFREEPMARSAAQYARYPMRKTFEAKDPRGFAEFEKTLADHSPAGLALTMSQVQGLRPTLWDMEAPLSRLHVPLLVIVGDEDDPCLDGSVFLKRTSPMAALVVVPRAGHTLTLEEPAAVNAALADLFGAVANGTWTAHRQDS; this is encoded by the coding sequence TTGCCGACCATCACCGCACCCGACGGCACCCGTCTCTACTACGAGGAATCCGGGCGGGGCGTTCCCATCGTGTTCGTGCACGAGTTCGCCGGCGACCACCGGAGCTTCGAGCCGCAGATGCGGTGCTTTTCGCGCTCCCACCGCTGCATCGCCTTCGACGCGCGCGGCTACTTGCCGTCCGAGGTGCCCGACAACCCCGAAGCCTACGGCCAGGACATCGCCCGCGACGACGTCCTGGCGGTACTCGACGGCCTCCGGCTGGAGCGGGCGCACATCGTGGGGCATTCCATGGGCGCCTACACCGCGCTGCACGTGGCCATCCACCATCCCGGGCGTTGTCTGTCGGTGGCGGCCATCGGCTGCGGCTGGGGTTCCAATCCGGACGAACGAGACGCGCGCGCGGCCATGTGCGCGGACATCGCGCGCATGTTCCGTGAAGAGCCCATGGCGCGGTCGGCGGCCCAGTACGCCCGCTACCCCATGCGCAAAACCTTCGAGGCCAAGGACCCGCGCGGCTTCGCCGAGTTCGAGAAGACCCTCGCCGACCATTCGCCCGCGGGCCTGGCCCTTACCATGTCCCAGGTTCAAGGCCTGCGCCCGACCCTGTGGGACATGGAGGCGCCGTTGTCGCGGCTCCATGTCCCGTTGCTCGTCATCGTCGGCGACGAGGACGACCCGTGCCTGGACGGCAGCGTCTTCCTCAAACGCACGTCGCCCATGGCGGCGCTGGTGGTGGTGCCGCGCGCGGGCCATACGCTGACGCTGGAAGAGCCGGCCGCGGTCAACGCGGCGCTGGCGGACCTGTTCGGCGCCGTCGCCAACGGGACGTGGACGGCGCACCGGCAGGATTCATGA